Proteins encoded together in one Benincasa hispida cultivar B227 chromosome 1, ASM972705v1, whole genome shotgun sequence window:
- the LOC120074245 gene encoding cold-responsive protein kinase 1-like isoform X3 — translation MSDYSLLDRKLSIIEVVMTCFCFCSKRNRDSSDAQTIAAVEEISNIPNVRLYSYEELRKATENFRSENKLGQGGFGSVYKGRLGNGTLVAIKVLSMDSSQGTREFLTEINVISVINHDNLVKLHGCCVEGQHRILVYPYLENSSLDKMLFGGRGHGNIQFNWQTRCKICIGIAQGLAFLHEEVQPHVIHRDIKASNILLDKDLAPKISDFGLARLLPAHLTHVSTRVAGTAGYLAPEFAIRGQATRRTDIYSFGVLLLEIVCGRYNINRRLPAEEPYLLEMVWEHHQKGQLLELVDLSLHGDVGTEEACRYLKIGLLCTQDMPKLRPSMATVVKMLTGDIDISDQAISRPGMLSEFMLRKDVLCKKGESTTEDSGKPIDSTSSSGYMDTSYATITFNSIFDRSN, via the exons ATGAG TGATTATTCATTGTTGGATCGGAAATTGAGCATAATAGAAGTTGTGATGACTTGTTTCTGTTTTTGTTCAAAAAGAAACAGAGATTCGTCGGATGCACAAACAATTGCAGCAGTTGAAG AGATTTCAAATATTCCGAACGTTCGCTTGTACTCATACGAAGAACTTAGAAAAGCAACTGAAAATTTCAGGTCTGAAAACAAACTTGGACAGGGAGGTTTTGGATCTGTCTACAAG GGAAGGCTTGGAAATGGAACTCTGGTTGCCATAAAAGTACTATCCATGGATTCAAGCCAAGGGACACGGGAGTTTTTGACAGAAATCAATGTGATCTCAGTTATAAACCATGATAACCTGGTTAAGTTGCATGGTTGTTGTGTGGAAGGGCAGCACCGGATCTTGGTCTATCCTTACCTAGAAAATAGCAGTCTTGACAAGATGCTTTTTGGTG GTAGAGGACATGGGAATATTCAATTCAATTGGCAAACAAGGTGTAAAATATGCATTGGCATTGCACAGGGGCTAGCTTTCCTTCATGAGGAAGTCCAGCCGCATGTTATACACAGGGACATCAAGGCAAGCAATATCCTGCTTGATAAGGATTTAGCCCCAAAGATTTCTGATTTTGGTCTTGCTAGACTACTCCCTGCTCACTTGACCCATGTTAGTACACGTGTTGCCGGGACAGC AGGTTATCTTGCACCTGAATTTGCCATACGGGGGCAAGCGACGAGAAGAACAGATATTTATAGTTTTGGTGTCTTACTTTTGGAGATTGTTTGTGGGAGGTACAACATAAATAGACGATTACCTGCTGAAGAACCATATCTTCTTGAAATG GTGTGGGAGCATCATCAGAAAGGGCAATTGCTGGAATTGGTAGACCTGTCATTACATGGAGATGTTGGGACGGAGGAGGCCTGCAGATACTTAAAAATCGGTCTTCTTTGCACCCAAGATATGCCAAAACTCCGTCCATCTATGGCGACTGTTGTCAAGATGCTAACAGGTGACATTGATATATCTGATCAAGCAATATCTAGACCAGGAATGCTTTCAGAGTTCATGCTTCGAAAAGATGTACTATGCAAAAAGGGAGAGTCGACAACTGAAGACTCAGGAAAGCCAATTGATTCAACTTCATCATCAGGATACATGGACACCTCGTATGCTACGATAACTTTCAATTCGATATTTG
- the LOC120074245 gene encoding cold-responsive protein kinase 1-like isoform X5 translates to MTCFCFCSKRNRDSSDAQTIAAVEGLFDTEISNIPNVRLYSYEELRKATENFRSENKLGQGGFGSVYKGRLGNGTLVAIKVLSMDSSQGTREFLTEINVISVINHDNLVKLHGCCVEGQHRILVYPYLENSSLDKMLFGGRGHGNIQFNWQTRCKICIGIAQGLAFLHEEVQPHVIHRDIKASNILLDKDLAPKISDFGLARLLPAHLTHVSTRVAGTAGYLAPEFAIRGQATRRTDIYSFGVLLLEIVCGRYNINRRLPAEEPYLLEMVWEHHQKGQLLELVDLSLHGDVGTEEACRYLKIGLLCTQDMPKLRPSMATVVKMLTGDIDISDQAISRPGMLSEFMLRKDVLCKKGESTTEDSGKPIDSTSSSGYMDTSYATITFNSIFDRSN, encoded by the exons ATGACTTGTTTCTGTTTTTGTTCAAAAAGAAACAGAGATTCGTCGGATGCACAAACAATTGCAGCAGTTGAAG GTTTATTTGATACAGAGATTTCAAATATTCCGAACGTTCGCTTGTACTCATACGAAGAACTTAGAAAAGCAACTGAAAATTTCAGGTCTGAAAACAAACTTGGACAGGGAGGTTTTGGATCTGTCTACAAG GGAAGGCTTGGAAATGGAACTCTGGTTGCCATAAAAGTACTATCCATGGATTCAAGCCAAGGGACACGGGAGTTTTTGACAGAAATCAATGTGATCTCAGTTATAAACCATGATAACCTGGTTAAGTTGCATGGTTGTTGTGTGGAAGGGCAGCACCGGATCTTGGTCTATCCTTACCTAGAAAATAGCAGTCTTGACAAGATGCTTTTTGGTG GTAGAGGACATGGGAATATTCAATTCAATTGGCAAACAAGGTGTAAAATATGCATTGGCATTGCACAGGGGCTAGCTTTCCTTCATGAGGAAGTCCAGCCGCATGTTATACACAGGGACATCAAGGCAAGCAATATCCTGCTTGATAAGGATTTAGCCCCAAAGATTTCTGATTTTGGTCTTGCTAGACTACTCCCTGCTCACTTGACCCATGTTAGTACACGTGTTGCCGGGACAGC AGGTTATCTTGCACCTGAATTTGCCATACGGGGGCAAGCGACGAGAAGAACAGATATTTATAGTTTTGGTGTCTTACTTTTGGAGATTGTTTGTGGGAGGTACAACATAAATAGACGATTACCTGCTGAAGAACCATATCTTCTTGAAATG GTGTGGGAGCATCATCAGAAAGGGCAATTGCTGGAATTGGTAGACCTGTCATTACATGGAGATGTTGGGACGGAGGAGGCCTGCAGATACTTAAAAATCGGTCTTCTTTGCACCCAAGATATGCCAAAACTCCGTCCATCTATGGCGACTGTTGTCAAGATGCTAACAGGTGACATTGATATATCTGATCAAGCAATATCTAGACCAGGAATGCTTTCAGAGTTCATGCTTCGAAAAGATGTACTATGCAAAAAGGGAGAGTCGACAACTGAAGACTCAGGAAAGCCAATTGATTCAACTTCATCATCAGGATACATGGACACCTCGTATGCTACGATAACTTTCAATTCGATATTTG
- the LOC120074245 gene encoding cold-responsive protein kinase 1-like isoform X2: MSDYSLLDRKLSIIEVVMTCFCFCSKRNRDSSDAQTIAAVEGLFDTEISNIPNVRLYSYEELRKATENFRSENKLGQGGFGSVYKGRLGNGTLVAIKVLSMDSSQGTREFLTEINVISVINHDNLVKLHGCCVEGQHRILVYPYLENSSLDKMLFGRGHGNIQFNWQTRCKICIGIAQGLAFLHEEVQPHVIHRDIKASNILLDKDLAPKISDFGLARLLPAHLTHVSTRVAGTAGYLAPEFAIRGQATRRTDIYSFGVLLLEIVCGRYNINRRLPAEEPYLLEMVWEHHQKGQLLELVDLSLHGDVGTEEACRYLKIGLLCTQDMPKLRPSMATVVKMLTGDIDISDQAISRPGMLSEFMLRKDVLCKKGESTTEDSGKPIDSTSSSGYMDTSYATITFNSIFDRSN, from the exons ATGAG TGATTATTCATTGTTGGATCGGAAATTGAGCATAATAGAAGTTGTGATGACTTGTTTCTGTTTTTGTTCAAAAAGAAACAGAGATTCGTCGGATGCACAAACAATTGCAGCAGTTGAAG GTTTATTTGATACAGAGATTTCAAATATTCCGAACGTTCGCTTGTACTCATACGAAGAACTTAGAAAAGCAACTGAAAATTTCAGGTCTGAAAACAAACTTGGACAGGGAGGTTTTGGATCTGTCTACAAG GGAAGGCTTGGAAATGGAACTCTGGTTGCCATAAAAGTACTATCCATGGATTCAAGCCAAGGGACACGGGAGTTTTTGACAGAAATCAATGTGATCTCAGTTATAAACCATGATAACCTGGTTAAGTTGCATGGTTGTTGTGTGGAAGGGCAGCACCGGATCTTGGTCTATCCTTACCTAGAAAATAGCAGTCTTGACAAGATGCTTTTTG GTAGAGGACATGGGAATATTCAATTCAATTGGCAAACAAGGTGTAAAATATGCATTGGCATTGCACAGGGGCTAGCTTTCCTTCATGAGGAAGTCCAGCCGCATGTTATACACAGGGACATCAAGGCAAGCAATATCCTGCTTGATAAGGATTTAGCCCCAAAGATTTCTGATTTTGGTCTTGCTAGACTACTCCCTGCTCACTTGACCCATGTTAGTACACGTGTTGCCGGGACAGC AGGTTATCTTGCACCTGAATTTGCCATACGGGGGCAAGCGACGAGAAGAACAGATATTTATAGTTTTGGTGTCTTACTTTTGGAGATTGTTTGTGGGAGGTACAACATAAATAGACGATTACCTGCTGAAGAACCATATCTTCTTGAAATG GTGTGGGAGCATCATCAGAAAGGGCAATTGCTGGAATTGGTAGACCTGTCATTACATGGAGATGTTGGGACGGAGGAGGCCTGCAGATACTTAAAAATCGGTCTTCTTTGCACCCAAGATATGCCAAAACTCCGTCCATCTATGGCGACTGTTGTCAAGATGCTAACAGGTGACATTGATATATCTGATCAAGCAATATCTAGACCAGGAATGCTTTCAGAGTTCATGCTTCGAAAAGATGTACTATGCAAAAAGGGAGAGTCGACAACTGAAGACTCAGGAAAGCCAATTGATTCAACTTCATCATCAGGATACATGGACACCTCGTATGCTACGATAACTTTCAATTCGATATTTG
- the LOC120074245 gene encoding cold-responsive protein kinase 1-like isoform X6: MTCFCFCSKRNRDSSDAQTIAAVEEISNIPNVRLYSYEELRKATENFRSENKLGQGGFGSVYKGRLGNGTLVAIKVLSMDSSQGTREFLTEINVISVINHDNLVKLHGCCVEGQHRILVYPYLENSSLDKMLFGGRGHGNIQFNWQTRCKICIGIAQGLAFLHEEVQPHVIHRDIKASNILLDKDLAPKISDFGLARLLPAHLTHVSTRVAGTAGYLAPEFAIRGQATRRTDIYSFGVLLLEIVCGRYNINRRLPAEEPYLLEMVWEHHQKGQLLELVDLSLHGDVGTEEACRYLKIGLLCTQDMPKLRPSMATVVKMLTGDIDISDQAISRPGMLSEFMLRKDVLCKKGESTTEDSGKPIDSTSSSGYMDTSYATITFNSIFDRSN, from the exons ATGACTTGTTTCTGTTTTTGTTCAAAAAGAAACAGAGATTCGTCGGATGCACAAACAATTGCAGCAGTTGAAG AGATTTCAAATATTCCGAACGTTCGCTTGTACTCATACGAAGAACTTAGAAAAGCAACTGAAAATTTCAGGTCTGAAAACAAACTTGGACAGGGAGGTTTTGGATCTGTCTACAAG GGAAGGCTTGGAAATGGAACTCTGGTTGCCATAAAAGTACTATCCATGGATTCAAGCCAAGGGACACGGGAGTTTTTGACAGAAATCAATGTGATCTCAGTTATAAACCATGATAACCTGGTTAAGTTGCATGGTTGTTGTGTGGAAGGGCAGCACCGGATCTTGGTCTATCCTTACCTAGAAAATAGCAGTCTTGACAAGATGCTTTTTGGTG GTAGAGGACATGGGAATATTCAATTCAATTGGCAAACAAGGTGTAAAATATGCATTGGCATTGCACAGGGGCTAGCTTTCCTTCATGAGGAAGTCCAGCCGCATGTTATACACAGGGACATCAAGGCAAGCAATATCCTGCTTGATAAGGATTTAGCCCCAAAGATTTCTGATTTTGGTCTTGCTAGACTACTCCCTGCTCACTTGACCCATGTTAGTACACGTGTTGCCGGGACAGC AGGTTATCTTGCACCTGAATTTGCCATACGGGGGCAAGCGACGAGAAGAACAGATATTTATAGTTTTGGTGTCTTACTTTTGGAGATTGTTTGTGGGAGGTACAACATAAATAGACGATTACCTGCTGAAGAACCATATCTTCTTGAAATG GTGTGGGAGCATCATCAGAAAGGGCAATTGCTGGAATTGGTAGACCTGTCATTACATGGAGATGTTGGGACGGAGGAGGCCTGCAGATACTTAAAAATCGGTCTTCTTTGCACCCAAGATATGCCAAAACTCCGTCCATCTATGGCGACTGTTGTCAAGATGCTAACAGGTGACATTGATATATCTGATCAAGCAATATCTAGACCAGGAATGCTTTCAGAGTTCATGCTTCGAAAAGATGTACTATGCAAAAAGGGAGAGTCGACAACTGAAGACTCAGGAAAGCCAATTGATTCAACTTCATCATCAGGATACATGGACACCTCGTATGCTACGATAACTTTCAATTCGATATTTG
- the LOC120074245 gene encoding cold-responsive protein kinase 1-like isoform X1, with protein sequence MSDYSLLDRKLSIIEVVMTCFCFCSKRNRDSSDAQTIAAVEGLFDTEISNIPNVRLYSYEELRKATENFRSENKLGQGGFGSVYKGRLGNGTLVAIKVLSMDSSQGTREFLTEINVISVINHDNLVKLHGCCVEGQHRILVYPYLENSSLDKMLFGGRGHGNIQFNWQTRCKICIGIAQGLAFLHEEVQPHVIHRDIKASNILLDKDLAPKISDFGLARLLPAHLTHVSTRVAGTAGYLAPEFAIRGQATRRTDIYSFGVLLLEIVCGRYNINRRLPAEEPYLLEMVWEHHQKGQLLELVDLSLHGDVGTEEACRYLKIGLLCTQDMPKLRPSMATVVKMLTGDIDISDQAISRPGMLSEFMLRKDVLCKKGESTTEDSGKPIDSTSSSGYMDTSYATITFNSIFDRSN encoded by the exons ATGAG TGATTATTCATTGTTGGATCGGAAATTGAGCATAATAGAAGTTGTGATGACTTGTTTCTGTTTTTGTTCAAAAAGAAACAGAGATTCGTCGGATGCACAAACAATTGCAGCAGTTGAAG GTTTATTTGATACAGAGATTTCAAATATTCCGAACGTTCGCTTGTACTCATACGAAGAACTTAGAAAAGCAACTGAAAATTTCAGGTCTGAAAACAAACTTGGACAGGGAGGTTTTGGATCTGTCTACAAG GGAAGGCTTGGAAATGGAACTCTGGTTGCCATAAAAGTACTATCCATGGATTCAAGCCAAGGGACACGGGAGTTTTTGACAGAAATCAATGTGATCTCAGTTATAAACCATGATAACCTGGTTAAGTTGCATGGTTGTTGTGTGGAAGGGCAGCACCGGATCTTGGTCTATCCTTACCTAGAAAATAGCAGTCTTGACAAGATGCTTTTTGGTG GTAGAGGACATGGGAATATTCAATTCAATTGGCAAACAAGGTGTAAAATATGCATTGGCATTGCACAGGGGCTAGCTTTCCTTCATGAGGAAGTCCAGCCGCATGTTATACACAGGGACATCAAGGCAAGCAATATCCTGCTTGATAAGGATTTAGCCCCAAAGATTTCTGATTTTGGTCTTGCTAGACTACTCCCTGCTCACTTGACCCATGTTAGTACACGTGTTGCCGGGACAGC AGGTTATCTTGCACCTGAATTTGCCATACGGGGGCAAGCGACGAGAAGAACAGATATTTATAGTTTTGGTGTCTTACTTTTGGAGATTGTTTGTGGGAGGTACAACATAAATAGACGATTACCTGCTGAAGAACCATATCTTCTTGAAATG GTGTGGGAGCATCATCAGAAAGGGCAATTGCTGGAATTGGTAGACCTGTCATTACATGGAGATGTTGGGACGGAGGAGGCCTGCAGATACTTAAAAATCGGTCTTCTTTGCACCCAAGATATGCCAAAACTCCGTCCATCTATGGCGACTGTTGTCAAGATGCTAACAGGTGACATTGATATATCTGATCAAGCAATATCTAGACCAGGAATGCTTTCAGAGTTCATGCTTCGAAAAGATGTACTATGCAAAAAGGGAGAGTCGACAACTGAAGACTCAGGAAAGCCAATTGATTCAACTTCATCATCAGGATACATGGACACCTCGTATGCTACGATAACTTTCAATTCGATATTTG
- the LOC120074245 gene encoding cold-responsive protein kinase 1-like isoform X4, with amino-acid sequence MSDYSLLDRKLSIIEVVMTCFCFCSKRNRDSSDAQTIAAVEGLFDTEISNIPNVRLYSYEELRKATENFRSENKLGQGGFGSVYKGRLGNGTLVAIKVLSMDSSQGTREFLTEINVISVINHDNLVKLHGCCVEGQHRILVYPYLENSSLDKMLFGGRGHGNIQFNWQTRCKICIGIAQGLAFLHEEVQPHVIHRDIKASNILLDKDLAPKISDFGLARLLPAHLTHVSTRVAGTAGYLAPEFAIRGQATRRTDIYSFGVLLLEIVCGRYNINRRLPAEEPYLLEMVWEHHQKGQLLELVDLSLHGDVGTEEACRYLKIGLLCTQDMPKLRPSMATVVKMLTGDIDISDQAISRPGMLSEFMLRKDVLCKKGESTTEDSGKPIDSTSSSGYMDTSSF; translated from the exons ATGAG TGATTATTCATTGTTGGATCGGAAATTGAGCATAATAGAAGTTGTGATGACTTGTTTCTGTTTTTGTTCAAAAAGAAACAGAGATTCGTCGGATGCACAAACAATTGCAGCAGTTGAAG GTTTATTTGATACAGAGATTTCAAATATTCCGAACGTTCGCTTGTACTCATACGAAGAACTTAGAAAAGCAACTGAAAATTTCAGGTCTGAAAACAAACTTGGACAGGGAGGTTTTGGATCTGTCTACAAG GGAAGGCTTGGAAATGGAACTCTGGTTGCCATAAAAGTACTATCCATGGATTCAAGCCAAGGGACACGGGAGTTTTTGACAGAAATCAATGTGATCTCAGTTATAAACCATGATAACCTGGTTAAGTTGCATGGTTGTTGTGTGGAAGGGCAGCACCGGATCTTGGTCTATCCTTACCTAGAAAATAGCAGTCTTGACAAGATGCTTTTTGGTG GTAGAGGACATGGGAATATTCAATTCAATTGGCAAACAAGGTGTAAAATATGCATTGGCATTGCACAGGGGCTAGCTTTCCTTCATGAGGAAGTCCAGCCGCATGTTATACACAGGGACATCAAGGCAAGCAATATCCTGCTTGATAAGGATTTAGCCCCAAAGATTTCTGATTTTGGTCTTGCTAGACTACTCCCTGCTCACTTGACCCATGTTAGTACACGTGTTGCCGGGACAGC AGGTTATCTTGCACCTGAATTTGCCATACGGGGGCAAGCGACGAGAAGAACAGATATTTATAGTTTTGGTGTCTTACTTTTGGAGATTGTTTGTGGGAGGTACAACATAAATAGACGATTACCTGCTGAAGAACCATATCTTCTTGAAATG GTGTGGGAGCATCATCAGAAAGGGCAATTGCTGGAATTGGTAGACCTGTCATTACATGGAGATGTTGGGACGGAGGAGGCCTGCAGATACTTAAAAATCGGTCTTCTTTGCACCCAAGATATGCCAAAACTCCGTCCATCTATGGCGACTGTTGTCAAGATGCTAACAGGTGACATTGATATATCTGATCAAGCAATATCTAGACCAGGAATGCTTTCAGAGTTCATGCTTCGAAAAGATGTACTATGCAAAAAGGGAGAGTCGACAACTGAAGACTCAGGAAAGCCAATTGATTCAACTTCATCATCAGGATACATGGACACCTC